The Sulfuriferula thiophila genomic sequence ATGTGAAAGTAGGTCATCGTCAGACACCCCATTCTAAAAACCCCCGTAGCTTACGCTCCGGGGGTTTTTTATTGCTTGTTTAAAATGAATTTCGTTGCAGGATGGTGATTTTAAGTAATTTAAGCGGCCTGTTTTGTCCATCAGCGTCTAATTGTTTCCATGAATCAGTACGTGTTTTACAGTGGTAAATTTCAAAAAATTGCTTACAACGTAAGCATTCTCTGAGTTTTTACAGCACGCTGATTCTGTCATAAAGTGGAAAATTTGCGTGCTGTTTGACACCACTCAGCCTTGTCAGCATCCATCCGCGCGTCACCCCTACAGTGGGGGTTGGGGAACTGTTGCCTGAAAATCGAAATAAATATAATTAAGGCGATAACATCAGACAGCCGACGGCTTCTGAAAAGTTCAGGTTCATTCTGATAATGTGTATAACGTATTAATGGTTTTATTTAAAGCGGCATTATCGTTTTTGATGAAGCATGCGACATTCGCGATTGTGCAGATAGTAAGATCGCCGCCGATCATCATCCAGCCGCGCGGCGCCCAGCCGGTTTGTTCCGAGAGGGCCGTTAGAAGATCAGAGTTTAAGTAACTGATGCGATTATTGGCGAAACAGAACGTAGCAGCCATATCGGTAAATATCGAGGCTGTAAATAA encodes the following:
- a CDS encoding DUF2173 family protein, whose product is MAATFCFANNRISYLNSDLLTALSEQTGWAPRGWMMIGGDLTICTIANVACFIKNDNAALNKTINTLYTLSE